The following are encoded together in the Peromyscus maniculatus bairdii isolate BWxNUB_F1_BW_parent chromosome 22, HU_Pman_BW_mat_3.1, whole genome shotgun sequence genome:
- the LOC102905036 gene encoding olfactory receptor 7A42-like, with product MESENNTRRISEFLLLGFSENPDLQFLIFSLFLSMYLVTVLGNLIIIIAIISQSHLHTPMYFFLSNLSFVDICFTSTTVPKMLVNIQTQSKAITYKHCITQMCFFLVFAELDNLLLAVMAYDRYVAICHPLHYTVTMNPQLCMLLVLLSMVVSVLHALIQSLVVLQLSFCTDVEIPHFFCELNQLAQLTCSNNFPSYLTMHLAPVLLAATSLSAILYSYFKIGSSIWAISSAQGKYKAFSTCASHLCIVSLFYSTGLGVYLSSAVTQSSHSAARASVMYTVVTPMLNPFIYSLRNKDVKRALERLLGGKLNCPLALS from the coding sequence ATGGAATCAGAGAACAACACAAGAAGAATTTCAGAATTTCTTCTTCTTGGATTTTCAGAGAACCCAGACCTTCAATTCCTCATTTTTTCACTATTCTTGTCCATGTACCTGGTCACAGTGCTTGGGAACCTCATTATCATCATAGCCATCATCTCACAGTCTCacctgcacacacccatgtacttcttcctctctaACCTGTCTTTTGTGGACATCTGCTTCACCTCCACCACAGTCCCAAAGATGCTGGTGAACATCCAGACACAGAGCAAGGCCATCACCTATAAACACTGCATCACCCAGATgtgtttcttcttggtttttgCAGAATTGGACAACCTGCTCCTGGctgtgatggcctatgaccgATATGTGGCCATCTGTCACCCCCTGCATTACACAGTCACTATGAATCCCCAGCTCTGCATGCTGCTGGTTCTGCTGTCCATGGTCGTTAGTGTCTTGCATGCCTTGATACAGAGCTTAGTGGTGCTACAATTGTCCTTCTGCACAGATGTAGAAATTCCCCATTTCTTCTGTGAGCTTAATCAGCTGGCCCAACTCACCTGCTCAAACAACTTTCCAAGCTATCTCACGATGCATCTTGCACCTGTCCTCTTGGCAGCCACTTCCCTGAGTGCAATCCTTTACTCTTACTTCAAGATAGGCTCCTCCATATGGGCTATCTCCTCAGCTCAGGGCAAGTATAAGGCATTTTCTACCTGTGCATCTCACCTCTGTATTGTCTCCTTATTTTATAGCACAGGCCTAGGAGTGTACCTCAGTTCTGCTGTGACCCAAAGCTCACACTCTGCTGCAAGAGCCTCAGTAATGTACACTGTGGTCACCCCCATGCTGAACCCCTTCATTTATAGTCTAAGGAATAAAGATGTAAAGAGAGCTCTGGAAAGACTCTTAGGGGGAAAACTAAATTGTCCCCTAGCACTGAGCTGA